One part of the Lachnospiraceae bacterium JLR.KK002 genome encodes these proteins:
- a CDS encoding SHOCT domain-containing protein, which translates to MSEGEFRAEMRYRMSLAVARAMLEEGAITKEEYSEIDTILLQKHRPILGTLLAGKTLQ; encoded by the coding sequence ATGAGTGAGGGGGAATTCCGCGCGGAGATGCGCTACCGGATGTCGCTTGCCGTGGCGCGGGCGATGCTCGAAGAAGGCGCCATCACCAAAGAGGAATATTCGGAAATTGATACAATACTTTTGCAGAAACACCGGCCAATTCTGGGTACATTATTAGCCGGAAAAACCTTGCAATAA
- a CDS encoding RNA polymerase subunit sigma-70, translating to MTEEQKRKVSDLRRADMGYTETARLAGVSRDAVRSFCRRNGLAGQAAQDGQEDAQAQEGICRECGKPLQQTAGVKRRAFCSRECREKWWHGHPEQIRQRAVYSFTCAGCGEQFDVYGDSRRKYCSHGCYIKARFGGGGADE from the coding sequence ATGACGGAGGAACAGAAAAGGAAGGTTTCAGACCTGCGGCGGGCAGACATGGGATATACGGAGACGGCAAGGCTGGCGGGCGTGTCCAGGGACGCGGTGCGCAGCTTCTGCAGGAGGAACGGCCTGGCGGGGCAGGCGGCGCAGGACGGGCAGGAGGACGCCCAGGCGCAGGAAGGCATCTGCCGGGAATGCGGGAAGCCGCTGCAGCAGACGGCGGGCGTGAAGCGGCGGGCGTTCTGCTCCAGGGAGTGCCGGGAGAAGTGGTGGCACGGGCATCCGGAGCAGATAAGGCAGAGGGCGGTGTATTCCTTCACCTGCGCCGGGTGCGGGGAGCAGTTTGACGTCTATGGGGATTCCAGGAGGAAATACTGCTCCCACGGGTGCTATATAAAAGCCAGGTTCGGGGGAGGCGGCGCAGATGAGTGA